A portion of the Lusitaniella coriacea LEGE 07157 genome contains these proteins:
- a CDS encoding response regulator transcription factor has product MKDNARKDNKQLLLIDDDPNLILLVKDYLEFRGYEVIAAENGREALEILEHHVPDMIICDVMMPEMDGYTLVEHVRKDPKISWIPVLFLSAKGQSQDRVKGLSTGADVYMVKPFEPEELVAQVESSLKQANRLIRHSKGIDITQKIKVPDNVELTPTELKVVQLVAQGLANRDIAKKLEVSQRTVESHVSNMLNKTSLHNRTELARWAIESNMA; this is encoded by the coding sequence ATGAAAGATAACGCTCGCAAAGATAACAAGCAACTATTGCTGATCGACGATGACCCCAACTTAATTTTGTTGGTCAAGGACTATTTAGAGTTTAGAGGCTATGAGGTGATCGCCGCTGAAAATGGTCGGGAAGCATTGGAAATTTTGGAGCATCACGTTCCAGACATGATTATTTGCGACGTGATGATGCCAGAAATGGATGGCTATACCTTAGTCGAACACGTCCGGAAAGACCCCAAAATCAGTTGGATTCCCGTACTTTTCCTCTCTGCAAAGGGTCAAAGTCAAGATCGGGTTAAAGGATTGAGTACCGGTGCGGACGTGTATATGGTCAAACCTTTTGAACCAGAAGAGTTAGTCGCACAAGTCGAATCATCCTTGAAACAAGCAAATCGCCTCATTCGCCACAGCAAAGGGATTGATATCACGCAAAAAATCAAAGTTCCCGATAATGTGGAATTAACCCCAACTGAATTGAAAGTCGTTCAGTTGGTGGCTCAAGGATTGGCGAACCGCGATATCGCCAAGAAGCTTGAGGTGAGTCAGCGAACGGTGGAAAGTCACGTCTCGAATATGCTTAATAAAACAAGCCTTCACAATCGGACGGAGTTAGCACGTTGGGCAATTGAGAGCAATATGGCTTAA
- a CDS encoding RNA-guided endonuclease InsQ/TnpB family protein — protein sequence MRVSSSVGDSSKERRWKTCIVLSRNGERYRHSRIRKRDRYESFTKIPAFSEVSSDWGRSKQGYPKFRKNARSVEYKTSGWKLSDTRKHITFTDKKGIGRLKLKGGYDLHFYDIDQIKRVRIVRRADGYYVQFCVRVERTETIEPSGNAIGLDVGLKEFYTDSNGNAEPNPRFYRLGEERMKFYQRRVSRKKRTGHSEVSSDYARSKKKGSANRSKAINQLARQHLKISRQRKDHAVKLARCVVQSNDLIAYEDLRVRNLVKNHCLAKSINDVGWYQFRTWLERYGKVFGKVTVAVNPAYTSQDCSSCGTTVKKSLSTRTHACQCGCTLDRDHNAAINILNKALSTVGHTGTNASGDLASIWIGENLSKQAGSMKEESSRL from the coding sequence GTGCGCGTATCCTCTTCTGTCGGCGATTCGTCTAAGGAGCGTCGATGGAAAACTTGCATAGTTTTATCAAGAAATGGCGAGCGGTATCGCCATTCTCGTATAAGAAAGCGCGATCGCTACGAAAGCTTTACAAAAATTCCTGCTTTCTCCGAGGTTTCCTCGGATTGGGGACGGAGCAAGCAGGGCTATCCGAAGTTTAGGAAGAACGCGCGCTCCGTCGAGTATAAAACAAGTGGTTGGAAGCTATCTGATACCCGCAAACACATCACTTTTACTGACAAGAAAGGAATTGGACGGTTAAAACTTAAGGGAGGCTACGACCTCCACTTCTACGATATCGACCAGATTAAGCGCGTTCGCATTGTTCGCCGTGCCGATGGGTACTATGTTCAGTTCTGCGTCAGAGTAGAGCGAACAGAAACTATTGAACCGAGCGGCAATGCCATCGGGTTAGATGTTGGATTGAAGGAGTTCTACACCGACTCCAACGGCAATGCAGAACCCAATCCTCGATTTTATCGCTTGGGTGAGGAGCGCATGAAGTTTTATCAACGTCGCGTTTCTCGCAAGAAGCGCACCGGACATTCTGAGGTTTCCTCAGACTATGCCCGGAGCAAGAAGAAAGGCTCTGCCAACCGCTCCAAAGCCATCAATCAACTTGCCAGACAGCACCTCAAGATAAGTAGGCAACGCAAAGACCACGCCGTAAAGCTGGCGAGGTGCGTTGTTCAATCTAACGATTTGATAGCCTACGAAGACTTGAGAGTACGGAATTTGGTGAAAAATCACTGTCTCGCTAAGTCGATTAATGATGTGGGTTGGTATCAGTTCAGGACGTGGCTAGAGCGCTACGGGAAAGTGTTCGGTAAGGTAACCGTTGCGGTTAATCCGGCGTACACTTCTCAAGACTGCTCTAGTTGTGGGACAACGGTCAAGAAGTCATTGAGTACTCGTACCCATGCGTGTCAGTGTGGATGTACTTTAGACCGCGATCATAACGCCGCTATTAACATCCTGAACAAAGCCTTAAGTACGGTAGGGCATACCGGAACAAACGCTTCTGGAGATTTAGCCTCTATTTGGATTGGTGAAAACCTGTCCAAACAAGCCGGGTCAATGAAGGAAGAATCCTCACGCCTTTAG
- a CDS encoding ABC transporter ATP-binding protein — protein MIPPNASPLPERHKSVIVRLEEITKVYGSGEMAIHALDGVNLIVEQGEYCSIMGASGSGKSTAMNTIGCLDRPTAGRYYLDNLDVAQLPETDLAEIRNRKIGFVFQQFHLLSQLTALENVMLPMIYAGLPDRERRDRATEALVRVGLKDRLKNKPTELSGGQQQRVAIARAIVNNPLLLLADEPTGALDSRTTQDVMELFAELNASGITAILVTHEAEVARLTQRIVWFQDGKVIHNNLSPDEIHTAFSLESS, from the coding sequence ATGATTCCTCCAAATGCTTCCCCCCTCCCCGAACGCCATAAATCCGTCATTGTTCGCTTAGAAGAAATCACCAAAGTCTATGGCAGTGGAGAGATGGCAATTCATGCCCTTGATGGGGTGAACTTAATTGTCGAACAGGGCGAATACTGCTCGATTATGGGCGCGTCGGGTTCGGGAAAATCCACGGCAATGAATACTATTGGTTGCCTCGACAGACCCACTGCCGGACGCTACTACCTCGATAATTTGGATGTGGCGCAGCTACCGGAGACGGATTTAGCTGAAATTCGCAATCGAAAAATTGGCTTTGTTTTTCAGCAGTTTCACCTGCTTTCGCAACTCACGGCGTTGGAAAATGTGATGCTGCCAATGATTTATGCGGGTTTACCCGATCGCGAACGGCGCGATCGCGCGACAGAAGCTTTGGTGAGAGTGGGGTTAAAGGATCGTCTCAAAAACAAACCCACCGAGCTTTCTGGGGGACAACAACAGCGCGTCGCGATCGCGCGAGCAATTGTTAATAATCCTCTACTCTTACTGGCAGACGAACCCACAGGCGCGCTCGATTCTCGCACCACCCAAGATGTGATGGAACTGTTTGCCGAACTCAATGCGTCAGGAATTACCGCAATCCTCGTCACCCACGAAGCGGAAGTGGCTCGCCTCACCCAACGAATTGTCTGGTTTCAAGATGGAAAAGTCATACACAACAACCTGAGTCCAGATGAAATTCATACGGCATTTTCCCTCGAATCGAGCTAA
- a CDS encoding (2Fe-2S) ferredoxin domain-containing protein, with product MIETQQNALATEVQNLGLHRIQRHLFLCADQTKPKCCPKSVSIEAWDYLKRRLKELELDSTQNTDGHCIFRTKANCLRLCVAGPILLVYPDGVWYCNATPDAIERIIQEHLIGNKIVEEYVFHIRPLHQNAAVPGVESLNAEKTKTFTTEKPPDSNLDPCQFVDN from the coding sequence ATGATCGAGACTCAACAAAACGCCTTAGCCACTGAAGTACAAAACTTAGGATTGCATCGCATCCAGCGACATCTCTTCCTCTGTGCGGATCAAACCAAACCGAAATGTTGTCCCAAATCCGTTAGCATCGAAGCCTGGGACTACCTTAAACGGCGCTTAAAAGAATTAGAACTCGATTCAACCCAAAATACGGACGGGCATTGTATTTTTCGCACCAAAGCCAACTGCCTCCGCCTGTGTGTCGCCGGCCCCATTCTATTGGTTTATCCCGACGGAGTATGGTATTGCAATGCGACCCCAGACGCGATCGAGCGGATCATCCAAGAACATCTGATTGGAAACAAAATAGTAGAAGAATACGTATTTCACATTCGTCCCCTTCACCAAAACGCCGCAGTTCCTGGGGTTGAATCTCTCAATGCAGAGAAAACAAAAACCTTCACCACAGAAAAACCTCCGGACTCAAACCTCGATCCTTGCCAATTCGTAGATAATTAG
- a CDS encoding TetR/AcrR family transcriptional regulator encodes MQVFHRRSLDESPTEEDTRTRISKAALRLFSRKGYEATTTKDLAAAAGVAEGTLFRHFANKKSILIEVATKGWVEILTDLLTELSEMGSYKAVAQVMRRRMLRMQESSDLMRVCFMEAQFHPELRDRIQSEVIAKMTDVAEAFFQTAMDRGVYRKTNPKIVAQVFLGMFAIAGFSDRTIIDPTASPQTMQEMAEGIADIFLHGVLPRE; translated from the coding sequence ATGCAAGTTTTCCATCGACGCTCCTTAGACGAATCGCCGACAGAAGAGGATACGCGCACGCGAATTAGTAAGGCGGCTTTGCGTTTATTTTCTCGTAAAGGATACGAAGCAACAACAACGAAAGATTTAGCCGCAGCAGCAGGGGTTGCGGAAGGAACGCTATTTCGGCATTTCGCTAACAAGAAATCGATTTTAATTGAAGTGGCAACCAAAGGATGGGTCGAAATTCTCACGGATTTGCTGACGGAATTAAGCGAGATGGGAAGCTATAAAGCAGTTGCACAGGTGATGCGGCGGCGGATGCTCCGAATGCAAGAAAGTAGCGATCTGATGCGGGTTTGCTTTATGGAAGCACAGTTTCATCCGGAGTTGCGCGATCGCATTCAATCGGAAGTGATTGCCAAAATGACGGATGTGGCGGAGGCATTTTTCCAGACGGCAATGGATCGTGGGGTTTATCGGAAAACCAACCCTAAGATTGTAGCGCAGGTCTTTTTGGGAATGTTCGCGATCGCGGGATTTTCCGATCGCACAATTATCGATCCGACAGCTTCTCCCCAAACAATGCAGGAAATGGCGGAGGGGATTGCAGATATCTTTTTACACGGAGTACTCCCTAGGGAGTGA
- a CDS encoding M16 family metallopeptidase — translation MGWLKRILGQTQVIVFLGIVLLIWSGVPPRAIAQRLPPTPTQSIQPYLDRVIKNVTEFKLDNGMKFIVLERHEAPVVSFVTYADVGGVDEPDGKTGAAHFLEHLAFKGTSKIGTKDYAAEKEYLDRLDELFAELQQAKASNQTAEVERLEAEFERVESEATQYVKQNEFGQIVETAGGVGVNAATSTDYTIYFYSLPSNKLELWMSLEAERFLDPVFREFYKEKQVILEERRLRTDNSPIGQTIEAFLDKAYQVHPYKRPVIGYDDDIRNLTRDDIQTFFETHYIPSKLTIAIVGDVNPARVKTLAQTYFGAYPAKPEPSGVEAVEPPQQSTKEVTLRLDSQPWYLEGYHRPSIQSPDNAAYELMSALLSNGRTSRLYKSLVEGKQVALTAQGINGFPGDKYPNLMLFYALSAPDRAIEEVAAALREELDRLKDEPVTEKELDRVKTQARASLLRTLDSNMGMAQLLAEYQVKTGDWRSLFEQLDRIAAVAPSDIQRVAQQTFTPENRTIGRILPK, via the coding sequence ATGGGATGGTTAAAGCGCATCCTTGGGCAAACCCAGGTTATTGTCTTTCTGGGGATTGTTCTTTTGATTTGGAGTGGAGTTCCCCCTCGCGCGATCGCGCAGCGACTTCCACCCACGCCGACTCAATCCATCCAACCCTATCTCGATCGCGTTATTAAAAACGTGACCGAATTTAAATTAGACAATGGCATGAAGTTCATTGTCCTCGAACGCCACGAAGCACCAGTTGTATCATTTGTTACTTATGCCGATGTGGGTGGTGTAGATGAACCTGACGGCAAAACCGGCGCGGCACATTTCCTCGAACACTTGGCGTTTAAAGGAACGAGCAAAATTGGGACGAAGGATTATGCCGCAGAAAAGGAATATCTGGATCGCTTAGACGAACTGTTTGCAGAGCTTCAACAGGCAAAAGCATCAAACCAAACCGCAGAAGTCGAACGACTCGAAGCGGAATTTGAACGAGTGGAGTCTGAAGCCACCCAATACGTCAAGCAAAATGAATTTGGTCAAATTGTAGAAACCGCAGGCGGCGTGGGAGTAAACGCGGCTACTTCCACCGATTACACCATTTACTTTTACAGTCTTCCCTCCAACAAACTCGAATTGTGGATGTCCTTGGAAGCCGAACGCTTTCTCGATCCCGTTTTCCGAGAATTTTATAAAGAAAAACAAGTGATTCTCGAAGAACGACGATTGCGCACCGATAATTCGCCCATCGGTCAAACGATCGAGGCTTTTTTGGATAAAGCCTATCAGGTTCATCCTTACAAGCGTCCGGTGATTGGGTATGACGATGATATTCGCAATCTGACGCGGGACGATATTCAGACCTTTTTTGAAACCCACTACATTCCCAGCAAACTTACCATTGCGATTGTTGGCGATGTCAACCCCGCACGAGTGAAAACCCTGGCTCAAACGTATTTCGGTGCGTATCCTGCAAAACCCGAACCGTCTGGTGTTGAAGCGGTGGAACCGCCGCAACAATCCACGAAGGAAGTGACCTTAAGACTCGACTCGCAACCCTGGTATCTCGAAGGCTACCATCGTCCTTCGATTCAGTCTCCCGATAACGCCGCCTACGAGTTGATGTCTGCTTTGCTGAGTAACGGACGGACTTCGCGCTTGTATAAATCCTTGGTTGAAGGGAAACAGGTGGCGCTGACAGCACAGGGAATCAATGGATTTCCGGGGGATAAATATCCCAATTTGATGCTATTTTATGCTTTGAGCGCACCGGATCGCGCGATCGAGGAAGTGGCTGCTGCTTTGCGGGAAGAACTCGATCGCTTAAAAGATGAACCCGTCACCGAAAAAGAACTCGATCGCGTGAAAACCCAAGCGAGAGCATCCTTACTGCGAACCCTCGATTCCAATATGGGGATGGCGCAGTTGCTTGCAGAGTATCAAGTGAAAACCGGAGATTGGCGTAGTTTATTCGAGCAACTCGATCGCATTGCTGCGGTCGCGCCATCGGATATTCAACGGGTGGCGCAACAAACCTTCACGCCGGAAAACCGCACCATCGGACGCATTCTTCCTAAGTAA